The genomic region GCCCCCGGCCGCGGACCCGCTCGACGTGGCGGCCGCGGCCTACGTACTGCGGCCCCTGGGCTGGGTGAAGCTGGTGACCGCCGCCGGTGAGGAGGCCCAGCGGGCCGACGCCGAGCGCGCCGACGAGGAGAACCGGGCCGAGCTGGAGCGGCTGCGCGCCGAGCTCGACCGGGCCCGTGACCACACCAGGGCCGAGACGGAGCGGCTGCGCACGGAGCTGGAATCGGCCAAGAAGGAAGCCGAGTCGCTGCACCGCAAGCTCCGCGCCGCCCTCAGCGACGTCAAGCGCGGCGAGGCCGCCCTGCGCAAGGCGCACGGCGAGATCGAGGCCGTCCGCGCCGAGGGGCAGGCCCAGGTGTCCGCCGCCGAGAGCGAGACCCGGCGGCTCAAGGCCCGGCTGGGGGAGACCGAGGCCGCGCTGGAGGCGACGCGCCGGGCTGCGCGCGAGGGCCGCAGTGTCGAGGACATGCGGGTACGGCTGCTGCTGGACACCCTGCTGGACGCGACCCAAGGGCTCCGGCGCGAACTGGCCCTGCCACCGGTGTCCGTCCGGCCCGCCGAGACCGTGGACGCCGTCGAGCCGGGCCGGATGAGCCCCAAGGACATCGCCGCCCGCGCCCTGTCCGAGCACGACCCGCAGGTCCTCGACCAGCTGCTGGCGCTGCCGCAGGCCCATCTGGTCGTCGACGGCTACAACGTCACCAAGACGGGTTATCCGCAGATGCCGCTGGAGAAGCAGCGCCTGCGGCTGCTGGGGCAGCTCTCACAACTGGCGGCGCAGAGCGGCGCCGAGGTGACCTGCGTCTTCGACGGGGCCGAACTGGCCGCTCCGGTACTGCTCGCGCCACCGCGCGGCGTGCGGGTGCTGTTCTCGAAGCCTGGCGTCACCGCGGACGAGTTGATCCGCCAGCTGGTGCGCGCCGAACCGCCCGGCCGGCCGGTCATCGTCGCCTCCACCGACCGTGAGGTCGCCGACGGCGTGGCCCGCGCGGGCGCCCGCCCGGTGGCCTCGGCGATGCTGCTGAAGCGCCTTTCGCGGTCCTAGCGGCCCTTCGCACCATGCGTAACTTACGGGCTTCATGCCCGAATTCGCGAGGTCTGTGTGCCACGTTGCGTCAAATGGGGCTCACCGCCTGTGAGTCAAGATGAAAAGATGGCTCACCGTGACGCAATTTTTCAGCTGAGGATTTGAACTGATCACAGGAAGGTCACTAGGGTCAGGCCGAACCTCCGCTCGGGTGATCACTCATCGGGAGAGACGGCGGAGGAGCCAGAAGGAGCTTTTCACCCGTGGCGTCCCACCGTCGTCCCAAGCAGCCGAGCCGCGCACGTGTGACCGTGTTGACCACCGCCGCTGCCGCTGCCGTCGCCTTCAGCTCGCAGGCCGCCAACGCCGCCCCCAGCGAGAAGCCGAGCAAGGACGAGGTCAAGGCCAAGGTCGACAAGCTCTACGAGCAGGCGGAGCAGGCCACCGAGAAGTACAACGGGGCCAAGGAGAAGCAGGAGAAGCTCCAGAAGGAGATCTCCACCATCCAGGACAACGTCGCCCGCGGCCAGGAGGAGCTCAACGAGCTGCGCGACAGCCTGGGCCTCGCGGCCGCGTCGCAGTACCGGACCGGATCCATCGACCCCTCCGTCCAGCTCTTCCTCTCCGCGAACCCGGACGACTACCTCGACAAGGCCTCCACGCTCGACCAGTTGAGCAGCCAGCAGGTCGAGGCGCTGAAGAAGGTCCAGGAGAAGCAGCGCGAACTCGCCCAGGAGCGCGCCGAGGCCTCCGAGAAGCTCAAGGACCTCGCCTCCACCCGCGCCGAACTCGGCAAGAAGAAGAAGGAAGTCCAGGGCAAGCTCGCCTCCGCGCAGAAGCTGCTCAACAGCCTCACCGCCGCCGAGAAGGCGGCACTCGCCGCCGAGCAGGACCGCGCCAGCCGCGACAGCGAGCGCGACGCCCTCACCGGCAACGTCCCGCCGGGCTCCGGCCGGGCCGCCGCGGCCTTCGCCTTCGCGCAGAGCCAGCTCGGCAAGCCCTACGTCTACGGCGCCACGGGCATGAGCTCCTTCGACTGCTCCGGCCTCACCTCCCGGGCGTACGCCGCGGCCGGCGTCCAGATCCCGCGCACCTCCGAGGCGCAGGCCCAGATCGGCACCAAGATCTACTCGGTCAGCCAGCTCAAGGTCGGCGACCTGGTCTTCTTCTTCAACGACCTGCACCACGTCGGCCTCTACGCCGGCAACGGGCAGATCATCCACGCCCCGCGCACCGGCACGGTCGTCCGCTACGAGTCGATGGACACCATCGGCGGCCCGTTCATGTTCGGCGTCCGCGTCTGACGTTCCGCACGACGTCCGCTGTTCCGCCGTTCGGGCGAATCACGACAGCCTCGACTGAGCCCGCGCCCCGCCAGTGACCTGCGTCACTGGCGGGGCGTCGTGCCGCACACCCACGGATGGTCGTTGGCGGCCCCCCGTCGCGGGGCTACTGTCTGCCGCGTTTCCTAGTCCGCCAGCGGAAGGAGAGCGGCTTCCCGTGGGGTCCCATCGCCGCCTTGCACCGTCCGGGTTCGACCGGGGCGCCAGTGTCGCGGTCAGCTTCCTTTCCGTCGCGGCCGCCGCCCTGGGCGCGGTACCGACCGTGGCCGCACCGTACGACGACACCCGGGCCGAGGTGGACCGCCTCTACGAGCAGGCCGAGAAGGCGACCGAGGCCTACAACGAGGCCGACGAGCGCGCCGACGAACTGCGTGACGAGGTCGGCGCCGCCCAGGACCGGGTCGCCCGGCAGCAGCAGCGCATCAACTCCATGCGGGAGTCGCTCGGTTCGCTCGCCGGTGCCCAGTACCGGTCGGGCGGCATCGACCCGTCCCTCGCCCTGCTGTTCTCCGACGACCCGGACGAGTACCTGGACAAGGCCTCCCGGCTGGACCGCATCACCGCCCACCAGGCCGGTCAGCTGAAGGAGCTTCAGGAGGCCATGCGCGAACTCGCCCAGGACCGCGAGGAGGCCGCCGGCAAGCTCCGCGAACTGGAGAAGAGCCGCAAGGCCGTCGCCGCCCACAAGAAGACCGTCGAGCACAAGCTCGCCACGGCCCGGCGGCTGCTCAACTCCCTTCCGGACAGCGAGCGCGACGCCTACGGCCGCGCCTCCCGCTCCGGCCGCGACGGCTTCCCCGACCTCGGCGGCGCCACCGCCGCCTCGGGACGCGGAGCCGCCGCCGTCGCCGCCGCCCGCAGCGTGCTCGGCAGGCCCTACATCTGGGGCGCCAACGGCCCCTCCGGCTTCGACTGTTCGGGCCTGACGCAGTGGTCGTACGCGCAGGCCGGGGTCTTTCTGCCGCGCACCTCGCAGGCCCAGCGGCACGCCGGCCGGCAGGTCCCGCTGTCCGAGGCACGCCCCGGTGACCTGGTCGTCTACCGGTCCGACGCCAGCCATGTCGGGATGTACATGGGCAACGGCCAGGTCATCCACGCGCCCTACCCCGGCGCGCCCGTGCGCTACGACCCGGTCGGGATGATGCCCGTCTCGTCGGTCACCAGGGTCTGACCGGCGCGGCCCGGCGCCCGTACGATCGGGAACGTGGCTGGTCGAAGGTCGGGGTCCCCGGTGGTGGCGCTCGTTCTGCTGCTCGTCTTCCTGGCCGGATGCGGCGGCCGGCCCGCCGCCGACAGCGCCACGGCCGACGTCCAGCGGCTCCTCGACCGGCGGGCCGCCGCGGTCCTCGACCACGACGAGCGGGCCTACGCCCGCACGGGCACGGAGGCGGATTTCGCCCACGTGCGCGCGCTGCCCCTGGCCGACTGGTCGTACCGCGTGACCGGCCTGCACCGCAGCGGCGACACGGCCACCGCCGACGCCGAACTGCGCTACCGCGTCGCGGGGTACGACCGGGCGCCGGTGACCGCGGCCCGCACTCTGCGGCTGAGCCGCGACGCGGACGGGCGGTGGTCCGTCGATGCCGACCGGCCCGCGAGGAAGTCCGCCCAGCAGTTGTGGGACCAGGGGGCCGTCCAGGTCGTCCGCGGCGAGCGCAGCCTGGTGCTCGGTGTCGGGCGGTCCGGCCGGTCGCTGCGCGGCTTCGCCGACCTGGCCGACCGCGCGGTGCCCGCCGTCTCGGAGGCGTGGGGCACCGACTGGGGCCG from Streptomyces chartreusis NRRL 3882 harbors:
- a CDS encoding NYN domain-containing protein; the protein is MVETTGGGPGDGAAEVLDRPLPDGVRRRVVQIVSDGFGSLTVGELPAQLRQYARFAPNRRAKFAGNAMAAALETDPLFRQRIGEKLRETQPELTGALDSGSPPPAADPLDVAAAAYVLRPLGWVKLVTAAGEEAQRADAERADEENRAELERLRAELDRARDHTRAETERLRTELESAKKEAESLHRKLRAALSDVKRGEAALRKAHGEIEAVRAEGQAQVSAAESETRRLKARLGETEAALEATRRAAREGRSVEDMRVRLLLDTLLDATQGLRRELALPPVSVRPAETVDAVEPGRMSPKDIAARALSEHDPQVLDQLLALPQAHLVVDGYNVTKTGYPQMPLEKQRLRLLGQLSQLAAQSGAEVTCVFDGAELAAPVLLAPPRGVRVLFSKPGVTADELIRQLVRAEPPGRPVIVASTDREVADGVARAGARPVASAMLLKRLSRS
- a CDS encoding C40 family peptidase, whose translation is MASHRRPKQPSRARVTVLTTAAAAAVAFSSQAANAAPSEKPSKDEVKAKVDKLYEQAEQATEKYNGAKEKQEKLQKEISTIQDNVARGQEELNELRDSLGLAAASQYRTGSIDPSVQLFLSANPDDYLDKASTLDQLSSQQVEALKKVQEKQRELAQERAEASEKLKDLASTRAELGKKKKEVQGKLASAQKLLNSLTAAEKAALAAEQDRASRDSERDALTGNVPPGSGRAAAAFAFAQSQLGKPYVYGATGMSSFDCSGLTSRAYAAAGVQIPRTSEAQAQIGTKIYSVSQLKVGDLVFFFNDLHHVGLYAGNGQIIHAPRTGTVVRYESMDTIGGPFMFGVRV
- a CDS encoding NlpC/P60 family protein → MGSHRRLAPSGFDRGASVAVSFLSVAAAALGAVPTVAAPYDDTRAEVDRLYEQAEKATEAYNEADERADELRDEVGAAQDRVARQQQRINSMRESLGSLAGAQYRSGGIDPSLALLFSDDPDEYLDKASRLDRITAHQAGQLKELQEAMRELAQDREEAAGKLRELEKSRKAVAAHKKTVEHKLATARRLLNSLPDSERDAYGRASRSGRDGFPDLGGATAASGRGAAAVAAARSVLGRPYIWGANGPSGFDCSGLTQWSYAQAGVFLPRTSQAQRHAGRQVPLSEARPGDLVVYRSDASHVGMYMGNGQVIHAPYPGAPVRYDPVGMMPVSSVTRV